From a region of the Teredinibacter turnerae genome:
- a CDS encoding SMP-30/gluconolactonase/LRE family protein, whose product MLRSVSLLLLTSLLLGCAPAIRKGPSGTNPFHVEQLDLPAFELAEGPTWDGGELLFFTDIFASKLYKYNLRTGELATEHDETHAANGMAMDDKGKLWICTQGLGRISLYDPITATLRPILSSYQGKRFNHPNDITLDDHGGAYFTDPAWDPVKHRHQPINGIYYVGHDGDAHLLDANLDKPNGILLSKDGKFLYVVDMGTNAFLRYPVVQPGVVTRPEVFATLNTEGVRVAAPDGLEEDAEGNIYVATENGIQVFTPTGQFLYRVALPQRPTNLEFIDRKEKEMIVTSANYLFRLRRE is encoded by the coding sequence ATGCTTCGATCTGTTTCTCTACTGCTACTCACCTCCTTACTACTCGGCTGCGCGCCAGCGATACGTAAAGGGCCTTCGGGCACCAACCCCTTTCACGTTGAACAACTCGACTTACCGGCTTTTGAGCTGGCGGAAGGTCCGACGTGGGATGGCGGGGAGCTGCTGTTTTTTACCGACATATTCGCCAGCAAGCTGTATAAATACAATTTGCGCACTGGCGAGCTTGCCACCGAACATGACGAAACCCACGCCGCCAATGGCATGGCGATGGATGACAAAGGCAAACTTTGGATATGCACCCAGGGGCTTGGGCGCATTTCGCTGTACGATCCTATAACCGCCACCTTGCGCCCCATCTTAAGTAGCTATCAAGGGAAACGCTTCAATCATCCCAACGACATCACGCTAGACGACCATGGCGGCGCCTATTTTACGGACCCGGCCTGGGACCCGGTAAAGCATCGTCATCAACCGATTAACGGTATCTACTATGTTGGCCACGACGGTGACGCCCATTTGCTCGACGCCAATCTGGACAAGCCAAATGGGATTTTGTTGAGCAAGGACGGCAAGTTCCTGTATGTGGTCGATATGGGGACCAACGCATTCCTGCGCTACCCGGTTGTGCAACCAGGCGTTGTTACCAGGCCCGAGGTGTTCGCCACACTGAACACCGAAGGTGTCCGTGTCGCCGCGCCAGATGGGTTGGAGGAAGATGCGGAAGGTAACATCTATGTGGCAACAGAAAACGGCATTCAGGTTTTTACACCCACTGGCCAGTTTCTCTACCGCGTGGCTCTGCCGCAAAGGCCTACGAATCTGGAGTTTATCGATAGGAAAGAAAAGGAGATGATCGTTACATCTGCTAATTATTTATTTCGACTACGCAGAGAGTGA
- a CDS encoding LytR/AlgR family response regulator transcription factor, with translation MTEVKRADKFKQHFLAHQRLWCTVLLIGWGALNVLVLTTTVMMDAAAFGRPLPFWEPLCWELTSTAAVLLLIWAMTIALPRWIENKPWYQQALLHVLLTIPFSLVHVLTMMALRKLWYWLAGSLYQPFDAGWWYVFFYEYRKDFMSYVLILFVISGYRLMVLRLRGEATYVPTGEKSVPAEESPPQQLLVKKLGKEFLIHTADIDWVEAAGNYANLHVGAAVYPMRITMARLAELLPAPGFIRIHRSTIVSSRAVAHIEPLDTGDHRVTLKDGKVLSLSRRYREHFRDSLAVGSQART, from the coding sequence ATGACAGAGGTTAAACGGGCCGACAAATTCAAGCAGCATTTTTTGGCCCATCAGCGACTTTGGTGCACGGTACTGCTCATTGGTTGGGGTGCCCTGAATGTGCTGGTGCTCACTACGACAGTGATGATGGATGCCGCCGCCTTTGGGCGCCCGTTGCCATTCTGGGAACCTCTATGTTGGGAGTTAACCAGCACAGCTGCGGTTCTTTTGTTGATATGGGCGATGACAATTGCGCTGCCCCGCTGGATAGAGAATAAACCCTGGTATCAACAGGCGCTCTTGCATGTGCTTTTAACCATACCGTTTTCACTGGTGCATGTACTTACGATGATGGCCTTGCGCAAGCTGTGGTACTGGCTTGCAGGTAGCCTGTATCAGCCGTTCGATGCCGGGTGGTGGTACGTGTTTTTTTATGAATACCGCAAGGACTTTATGAGCTACGTCCTTATTCTCTTTGTGATCTCCGGCTACCGTCTTATGGTACTGCGGCTGCGTGGAGAGGCCACCTATGTGCCCACGGGAGAAAAGTCCGTGCCCGCTGAGGAAAGCCCACCCCAGCAATTGCTGGTCAAGAAGCTGGGTAAAGAGTTTTTAATCCACACGGCAGACATAGACTGGGTTGAAGCCGCGGGCAACTACGCCAATTTACATGTGGGCGCAGCGGTGTATCCCATGCGCATTACCATGGCCCGGCTGGCTGAACTTCTGCCTGCGCCAGGTTTTATTCGTATTCACCGCTCGACCATTGTCAGCAGCCGAGCGGTCGCGCATATTGAACCGCTGGACACGGGTGATCACCGGGTAACGCTCAAAGACGGCAAGGTGTTGAGCTTGTCCCGCCGCTACCGTGAGCATTTTCGCGATTCGCTGGCCGTTGGCAGCCAGGCACGGACGTGA
- a CDS encoding acyltransferase family protein: MQNIRYHELDWLRVGAFALLIFYHTGMYYVAEWGWHYKSLHQSESLQFLMLWSNQWRMSLLFIISGFAVATMLQRNKPSRFFTQQPTRLIVPLIFGMLVVVVPQVYIEAVHIGLIERGYSYLSFWGAYLDQDSPLFEGHKTIDDLHITWNHLWYLPYLLTYSLAAGAAYYTMGSRQRAWLRLVVSQSPAWITVLLLPVILLSLNSRWLYEDYPPTNALFGDYFNHGRYGIAFLFGMLICTQAKCWQWVKEVRHATLPMAILTYGFIAFSFSGGELGEGTLAEWLTTALWALNKWLWLLTILGWAQALLRRESRAVRYLNRGVYCYYILHQTCILVFAFWLRPYDLPPGIEAAALILLTLASCALAYELLRRIPVVAFVFGIPRKKKESSKAYLTPQTTV; the protein is encoded by the coding sequence ATGCAAAATATTCGTTACCACGAGCTCGACTGGCTGCGAGTAGGCGCTTTTGCGCTGCTCATTTTCTACCACACAGGGATGTACTACGTCGCGGAATGGGGCTGGCACTATAAAAGCCTTCACCAGAGCGAGAGCTTACAGTTTCTGATGCTGTGGTCCAACCAGTGGCGAATGTCGCTGCTGTTTATTATCAGCGGTTTCGCTGTCGCCACTATGTTGCAGCGCAACAAGCCCAGCCGTTTTTTTACCCAGCAACCCACGCGCCTGATTGTTCCACTCATATTCGGCATGCTTGTGGTTGTGGTTCCACAGGTATACATAGAAGCGGTTCACATTGGGCTGATCGAGCGCGGCTACAGTTACCTGTCGTTTTGGGGTGCCTACCTGGATCAAGACTCTCCTTTGTTTGAGGGGCACAAAACCATCGACGACCTCCATATCACCTGGAACCATCTCTGGTATCTCCCCTATTTGCTGACCTATTCACTTGCTGCCGGAGCAGCCTACTACACCATGGGGTCGCGCCAGCGGGCGTGGCTGCGCCTTGTGGTGTCGCAATCACCCGCCTGGATCACCGTTTTGCTGCTACCGGTTATCCTGCTCAGTTTAAACAGCCGCTGGCTCTACGAGGATTACCCGCCAACCAACGCCCTGTTCGGCGACTATTTTAATCACGGCCGCTATGGCATAGCATTTCTCTTCGGCATGCTTATTTGCACGCAAGCGAAGTGCTGGCAATGGGTCAAGGAGGTGCGGCATGCGACACTCCCGATGGCAATCCTCACTTATGGGTTTATTGCCTTTAGTTTTTCTGGTGGTGAACTTGGCGAGGGCACGCTCGCCGAGTGGCTGACAACGGCATTGTGGGCACTGAACAAATGGCTTTGGTTATTGACTATTCTCGGCTGGGCGCAAGCGCTGCTTCGCCGCGAAAGCCGCGCGGTACGTTATTTAAATCGCGGGGTTTATTGCTACTACATTTTGCACCAAACCTGCATTCTGGTATTCGCATTTTGGTTGCGCCCCTACGATTTGCCACCGGGTATTGAAGCCGCTGCGCTGATTCTTCTCACGCTAGCCAGTTGCGCGCTTGCCTACGAGCTACTTCGTCGAATTCCGGTCGTAGCCTTCGTTTTTGGTATTCCGCGAAAAAAGAAAGAATCTTCCAAAGCATATTTAACGCCCCAAACTACTGTTTGA
- a CDS encoding ComEA family DNA-binding protein → MLNSPLSHANQEFSSPVIEGNCSFQIVDNTLYLNVDKVLNNRPVGDVSGTLAVELWGLRLPYSGGEFDGVALAGAYIGEIFGQHFLGGNTFEVPFSEPPVGTWHLTLMLREWTNSGFVTRDHINFPVPYVVNWVPELVHKSQGKILNLPVDREPKLTNAEKGIILRENTPEEKIHSPKHADEDILIPKKPAGEKAVKLEPTETASTKTPAADATPAITVPAEKTPTKTTPAKTIPTETKPAPQVKSSPIIKPKKLKKTAKATAIELVNVNSATLAEVQSLKGVSAALAKEIIARRPYKETGDLLKVKGMGAKLLEKLRTSITL, encoded by the coding sequence ATGCTTAACTCTCCTCTTTCACATGCAAACCAAGAATTTTCATCTCCCGTCATCGAAGGAAATTGCAGCTTTCAGATTGTGGATAACACCTTATATCTGAATGTCGATAAAGTGTTAAATAATCGTCCCGTTGGGGATGTAAGCGGAACCTTAGCCGTAGAATTGTGGGGATTGCGGCTGCCTTATAGCGGCGGCGAGTTCGATGGCGTTGCGCTGGCAGGTGCTTATATTGGAGAAATATTTGGCCAGCATTTTCTGGGTGGCAATACGTTTGAAGTGCCGTTTAGTGAGCCACCTGTGGGTACCTGGCACCTGACGCTGATGTTGCGCGAGTGGACGAATAGTGGCTTCGTAACCCGCGACCACATTAATTTCCCTGTACCCTATGTTGTCAATTGGGTGCCGGAACTGGTACATAAATCCCAGGGCAAAATACTAAATTTACCCGTCGATAGAGAACCGAAATTGACGAATGCCGAAAAAGGCATTATTTTGCGCGAAAATACACCGGAAGAAAAAATACATTCGCCAAAACACGCAGACGAAGACATTTTAATACCAAAAAAACCTGCTGGCGAAAAAGCTGTAAAGCTTGAGCCCACTGAAACTGCATCGACCAAAACACCAGCCGCTGATGCAACGCCGGCTATAACAGTACCAGCAGAAAAAACACCTACAAAAACCACCCCCGCGAAAACAATTCCCACAGAAACAAAACCGGCGCCCCAGGTGAAATCCTCACCAATAATAAAGCCAAAAAAATTAAAAAAAACCGCCAAGGCGACAGCGATTGAGCTCGTTAATGTGAACAGTGCCACGCTCGCGGAAGTACAAAGCCTTAAAGGCGTATCCGCTGCCCTGGCTAAAGAAATCATCGCCCGGCGCCCCTACAAGGAAACCGGAGATCTGCTGAAAGTCAAAGGAATGGGAGCCAAGTTGCTGGAAAAACTGCGCACAAGTATTACGCTTTAA
- a CDS encoding CBS domain-containing protein, which yields MLNSVDADDYMTDNPVIFSPETDIYEAIQILVERRVTGGTVLNAQGEVVGIVSELDCLKAVIQTGYYGEGGGTVSDFMFAGNIQFMDDHANIVDAAQKLLASGRRRMPVRKDGKFLGQVSARSLLMAFVAAVNRTGD from the coding sequence ATGCTCAATTCCGTAGACGCAGATGATTATATGACGGATAACCCCGTGATATTTTCGCCTGAAACCGATATTTACGAAGCAATTCAAATATTAGTTGAGAGAAGAGTGACCGGGGGAACCGTATTGAATGCTCAGGGCGAAGTGGTGGGGATCGTCTCTGAGCTGGATTGTCTTAAAGCGGTTATCCAGACCGGCTATTATGGAGAAGGTGGCGGCACCGTGTCCGATTTCATGTTTGCTGGCAACATACAATTTATGGACGACCACGCAAATATCGTCGACGCGGCGCAGAAACTCTTGGCATCGGGTCGACGGCGCATGCCGGTCCGCAAAGACGGAAAGTTCCTGGGCCAGGTGAGCGCGCGCAGTTTGCTGATGGCATTTGTTGCGGCGGTCAACCGTACGGGCGACTGA
- a CDS encoding GGDEF domain-containing protein, protein MQATRLKNLHTLSRFDATLGLLALLSIICVLIPKDLVTRKLEIHPSNFQANIAGDSYSGGKSEASWVDEKSRRWRCILSDAIYAPYCSFQISTINENWRGLDLRAFNKMTIVGEYRGEANYIRVYLRNRHPRYYVLGDETTTKYNQAEVPIADLRDGVNFRLQDFEVADWWLVQKKIPLKDSHPEFNDVIYIEFQTSSELHSGTHEIQIEKIIWQGNYISNETLYRGIALAWAATIFLLLLLRLTRLKAELESTRNYQHELESINKLLNLQNKQFEDLAKTDQLTGLLNRIGIREPLLAGLNAWKHTQTPMAFVLIDLDYFKMVNDRYGHDVGDQVLRKSAELIRSNVRESDYVARWGGEEFLLMLPDTSLTQAEQIAEMLRSKLEAANIHTATTITASFGVAALKEDNLDNLFKAADDALYKAKQNGRNCVYTNG, encoded by the coding sequence ATGCAAGCTACCCGTTTAAAAAACCTCCACACACTGTCCCGGTTTGACGCCACTCTAGGCCTGCTGGCCCTGCTGTCCATTATTTGCGTGCTGATCCCAAAGGACCTTGTCACGCGTAAGCTTGAGATTCACCCGAGTAATTTTCAGGCCAATATCGCTGGTGATAGCTATTCCGGTGGAAAAAGCGAAGCGTCCTGGGTTGACGAAAAGTCGCGCCGCTGGCGCTGTATTCTGAGCGACGCAATCTATGCACCCTATTGCAGCTTCCAAATTAGTACCATAAACGAAAACTGGCGCGGCCTGGATTTACGTGCGTTTAACAAAATGACCATTGTTGGCGAATACCGTGGCGAGGCCAACTACATCCGGGTTTACCTGCGCAACCGCCACCCGCGCTACTATGTGCTGGGGGATGAAACCACAACTAAATACAACCAGGCCGAGGTTCCCATCGCCGACTTACGCGATGGCGTGAACTTTCGTTTGCAGGACTTCGAGGTCGCTGACTGGTGGCTGGTACAAAAAAAGATACCGCTAAAAGACTCCCACCCGGAATTCAACGATGTTATTTATATCGAGTTCCAAACCAGCTCAGAGCTCCATTCGGGCACCCATGAAATACAAATCGAAAAAATAATCTGGCAAGGCAATTATATTTCTAACGAAACCCTGTACCGGGGAATTGCACTGGCTTGGGCGGCAACGATTTTTCTGCTGCTACTGCTGCGTTTAACCCGCCTGAAGGCTGAACTGGAAAGCACACGCAACTACCAGCATGAACTCGAGTCCATCAACAAGTTACTTAACCTGCAAAACAAGCAGTTCGAGGACCTAGCCAAAACCGACCAGCTTACCGGCCTGCTCAACCGTATTGGCATACGCGAGCCTCTGCTCGCTGGCTTAAACGCCTGGAAACACACCCAAACCCCTATGGCATTCGTGCTGATCGACCTGGATTACTTCAAAATGGTCAACGACCGCTACGGCCACGATGTCGGCGACCAGGTGCTGCGCAAGAGCGCGGAGTTAATTCGCAGTAACGTAAGAGAGTCCGACTATGTCGCACGCTGGGGAGGCGAAGAGTTCTTACTGATGCTGCCGGACACCAGCTTGACGCAAGCCGAGCAAATCGCCGAAATGTTGCGATCCAAACTCGAAGCGGCAAACATCCATACGGCAACCACCATTACGGCCAGTTTCGGCGTGGCGGCGCTTAAAGAAGACAACCTCGACAATTTATTCAAAGCCGCCGACGACGCACTTTATAAAGCCAAGCAAAACGGACGCAATTGCGTCTACACCAATGGGTGA
- a CDS encoding GGDEF domain-containing protein, protein MNEHSSTKSTLLPAISRTEALLGMIACVSIILIFAPKDWIQRSLEIYPQDYEAVLTDDTYSSGNSEAIWLDAEKQIWQCKMGDKFRSPYCSMRLSFFDDSWSGLNLNDYDTMTIWANYNGPADSLRFYLRNRHPDYYQVGDDTSTKYNMVEIPVDQLETGFTLNMTDFNVADWWLVTKKIPLEKSHPEFNDVVFLEVQTGSQATYGNHTIRLRKVLWHGHLLSDETLYKGMVIAWCVLIFFLLLYRMVNLKLELRRNVKHQQELVAINKLLNLQNKQFEDLAKTDQLTGLLNRIGIRDVLYDGLNNWKERRTPFSFVLIDIDHFKQVNDNFGHDVGDQILKLTARLLAENIRRSDFLARWGGEEFILVCPDTDLYQAQVLAELLRKKLEDAPLHPERQITASFGVSALSTPNLDDLFKRADAALYEAKTQGRNRVCAVADTDADYVLIRAC, encoded by the coding sequence ATGAATGAACATAGCTCCACCAAATCGACGTTACTACCTGCCATTTCGCGGACGGAAGCCTTATTGGGGATGATCGCCTGCGTATCCATTATTCTGATTTTCGCCCCCAAAGACTGGATTCAACGCAGCCTGGAAATTTATCCACAGGATTACGAGGCGGTGCTCACCGACGATACCTATTCGAGCGGCAACAGTGAGGCCATTTGGCTGGACGCAGAGAAGCAAATCTGGCAATGCAAAATGGGGGACAAATTTCGCAGCCCCTATTGCAGCATGCGTCTTTCGTTCTTCGACGATAGCTGGAGCGGGTTGAATTTAAACGACTACGATACGATGACCATTTGGGCCAACTACAACGGCCCAGCCGATTCGCTGCGGTTTTATTTACGCAACCGCCACCCGGACTATTACCAGGTGGGAGACGACACCAGTACCAAGTACAACATGGTCGAAATCCCAGTAGACCAACTCGAGACCGGCTTTACGCTGAATATGACGGATTTTAACGTGGCGGACTGGTGGCTGGTCACCAAAAAAATTCCCCTGGAAAAATCCCACCCGGAATTTAACGACGTGGTGTTTCTCGAAGTGCAAACCGGGTCGCAAGCTACCTATGGCAACCATACCATTCGCCTGCGCAAGGTGCTGTGGCATGGTCACCTGTTGTCGGATGAGACCCTGTATAAAGGTATGGTGATCGCCTGGTGTGTGCTTATTTTCTTCCTGCTCCTGTACCGGATGGTGAATTTGAAATTGGAGTTGCGTCGCAATGTAAAACATCAGCAGGAACTGGTAGCCATTAACAAATTGCTCAACCTGCAAAACAAACAGTTTGAGGATCTTGCGAAAACGGATCAACTGACCGGTTTACTCAACCGCATTGGCATCCGGGATGTTCTCTACGATGGACTGAATAACTGGAAGGAGCGGCGTACACCCTTCTCCTTTGTGTTGATTGATATCGATCATTTTAAACAGGTTAACGATAATTTCGGCCACGATGTAGGCGATCAGATCCTTAAATTGACCGCCAGACTTTTAGCAGAAAACATTCGCCGGTCAGACTTCCTTGCGCGCTGGGGCGGAGAAGAATTTATTCTGGTTTGCCCGGATACCGATTTATACCAGGCCCAGGTGCTGGCCGAGTTGCTGCGTAAAAAACTTGAAGATGCGCCCTTGCACCCGGAACGGCAAATCACCGCGAGCTTCGGTGTATCCGCCCTCTCCACGCCCAATCTGGACGACTTGTTCAAACGCGCAGACGCCGCGCTTTACGAGGCCAAAACCCAGGGCCGAAACAGGGTGTGCGCGGTAGCAGATACGGATGCGGATTACGTATTAATCAGGGCCTGTTAA
- a CDS encoding endo-1,4-beta-xylanase, with product MRFRTKRLGLAMLALGVFPSAAMATSDFSLESLFPGFSRPAPGQVETLADAAERSRRLVGVAAGYGLVTNDEQFVDIVTGEFNYMTPENSGKWGPLQPAPGEWNFDTHDQMVEFAGQSELAYKGHALVWHSQAPGFVTDDLSADELQSLIDDHITTVMSRYSGEIRAYDVVNEAMGDDAEYRDSVLYRTLGADFIANAFHTAHSVDRRAVLFYNDYNIAGLNAKSDAVYEMVQGLVNNRVPIDGVGFQMHLTAATAPSYDELVANLSRFANLGLRVNISELDVRVADLPWDYQTNIAIQRQVYHRVVSACMAVRRCEAVTTWGVSDKNSWINYTFGEDAALAWDDDNQRKPAYYGMLDGFMGVEPDENPLPNLIANSEFEGGVQGWTGENADVHRIRALGRGQANSMLVIGRDSREAGARYDFSDVALAGQSYDISSQVKIPQLSLVPLLSRLFGFARGDTVEMNVRTLCSDGTEELTNLETAFATFGRWQTIGGTVTLPNCEIEAVDLLVNGPRPGTSILVDSVVARPQVLVPTAEGFSENLVTNPYFEDGAYDWFGFGSAVVETTTDNVKSGVQSGYVTGRTDSWQGPATNVTAGVQAGDIYDLFAWVQADSADSRIGATLKVSCAGEDDAYLNIGNVNVAAGEWALLRGSVLVPDCELLDATLYFEGPAADVNMLIDEVYLRRDNKASDALDIVDDGNLHPNGGFELGTESWTTWGGALGTSDEYVRSGAAAGVLSSRTASWQGPVFDLLSVASAGGDYEITAWGMVQGVSQDTLNITVKTTCGGEAAYHQLASALVNNTEWTELSGTITLPSDCDLTEATLYFDGPAVGVDTYLDDVFISGEAPSVPNLVINGDFEAGINDWQVWGGVLSVSEDAHTGAQSALHSGRTADWQGPVYPLSVVADADYNVSAFIKIDGAASATATITLKTTCADGSEEYLWGGQAEVNSSGWTELSGVVTTTSCEPMDAVVYFAGPAAGIDILLDDVVVWQEGAVVEPPVGNLVANSSFEESLDGWISWGGTLERSADQAYDGAYSAYLTTRTGDWEGPVYSLLSSVTAGSSYDIAAFARVDAGSAEAMNITVKVACDDGSEEYIWAGSAEVNDSDWTEVAGSVTLPACNLTEVSMYFGGPAQAAGIYLDQVSVVAL from the coding sequence GCGGTCCCGCCGTTTAGTTGGTGTGGCCGCGGGCTACGGGCTGGTGACCAACGACGAGCAGTTTGTCGATATCGTCACCGGCGAATTTAACTACATGACCCCGGAAAACTCCGGCAAGTGGGGGCCGTTGCAGCCCGCACCGGGCGAGTGGAATTTTGACACCCACGACCAGATGGTCGAGTTCGCGGGCCAAAGCGAATTGGCTTACAAAGGCCATGCGTTGGTTTGGCACTCGCAAGCACCGGGTTTTGTAACTGACGACCTTTCCGCCGACGAGTTGCAGTCGCTTATCGACGATCACATCACGACAGTTATGTCGCGCTATAGCGGCGAAATCCGTGCTTACGATGTTGTTAACGAAGCCATGGGTGACGATGCAGAGTATCGAGACTCTGTGTTGTACCGTACCCTCGGTGCTGATTTTATTGCGAACGCTTTTCACACAGCACATTCGGTAGATCGCCGCGCAGTGCTGTTCTATAACGATTACAACATCGCCGGCCTCAACGCGAAGTCCGACGCAGTCTACGAGATGGTTCAAGGCCTGGTGAACAACCGCGTGCCTATCGATGGCGTCGGTTTTCAAATGCATTTGACCGCTGCTACCGCGCCCAGCTACGACGAACTGGTGGCTAACTTGTCGCGCTTCGCCAACCTGGGGCTGCGCGTAAACATCAGCGAGCTGGATGTGCGTGTTGCGGATTTACCCTGGGACTACCAAACCAACATCGCTATTCAGCGACAGGTTTACCATCGCGTCGTAAGTGCCTGTATGGCAGTGCGCCGCTGTGAGGCAGTGACCACCTGGGGTGTGTCAGACAAAAATTCCTGGATCAACTACACCTTTGGCGAAGATGCTGCGCTTGCCTGGGATGACGATAACCAGCGCAAGCCTGCCTATTACGGCATGCTCGATGGTTTCATGGGCGTTGAGCCAGACGAGAACCCACTGCCAAACCTCATCGCCAACAGCGAATTCGAGGGCGGCGTGCAGGGTTGGACAGGTGAAAATGCGGATGTACATCGCATTCGTGCGCTCGGTAGGGGCCAGGCGAACTCGATGCTGGTTATCGGTCGTGACTCGCGTGAAGCGGGAGCGCGCTACGATTTTTCTGATGTTGCCCTGGCAGGTCAGAGTTACGATATAAGCTCGCAAGTCAAAATACCGCAGCTTTCACTGGTGCCGTTACTTTCGCGCTTGTTTGGCTTTGCCCGTGGCGATACCGTGGAAATGAACGTGCGCACGCTGTGTTCTGATGGCACTGAAGAGTTGACCAATCTAGAGACCGCGTTCGCGACCTTTGGTCGCTGGCAAACAATCGGTGGTACGGTGACCTTGCCGAACTGTGAGATTGAGGCGGTCGATTTATTGGTTAATGGTCCGCGTCCAGGTACTTCAATCCTGGTAGACAGTGTTGTCGCGCGTCCGCAGGTACTGGTTCCGACCGCTGAAGGTTTCTCTGAAAACCTGGTGACCAACCCGTATTTCGAAGATGGCGCTTACGACTGGTTCGGCTTTGGCAGTGCGGTTGTAGAAACCACCACTGACAATGTTAAATCCGGCGTACAAAGCGGATACGTGACTGGCCGTACTGACAGCTGGCAGGGCCCCGCCACCAATGTAACTGCCGGTGTGCAAGCAGGCGATATCTACGATCTGTTTGCCTGGGTGCAGGCCGACAGTGCCGACTCACGAATTGGTGCGACCCTCAAAGTCAGTTGTGCCGGGGAAGACGATGCCTATCTGAACATTGGCAATGTCAACGTTGCTGCTGGCGAGTGGGCCTTGCTGCGCGGAAGCGTGCTGGTGCCTGACTGTGAATTGCTGGATGCAACCCTGTACTTCGAAGGGCCTGCTGCAGATGTAAACATGTTAATCGACGAAGTGTATCTACGTCGTGATAACAAAGCCTCGGATGCACTCGATATTGTCGACGATGGCAACCTGCACCCTAACGGTGGTTTCGAGCTGGGTACCGAAAGCTGGACTACCTGGGGCGGCGCCTTGGGTACCAGTGACGAATACGTGCGCTCTGGTGCCGCTGCTGGCGTTTTATCGTCGCGTACCGCATCCTGGCAAGGTCCAGTGTTCGATTTGCTCTCGGTCGCCAGCGCTGGCGGGGATTACGAAATCACGGCCTGGGGCATGGTGCAAGGCGTCTCGCAAGACACGCTGAATATCACGGTGAAGACGACCTGTGGTGGCGAGGCTGCGTATCACCAGCTGGCTTCTGCACTGGTCAACAATACAGAGTGGACAGAACTGTCCGGCACGATCACTCTGCCGTCTGATTGTGACCTCACCGAAGCGACCTTGTATTTCGACGGTCCGGCAGTGGGTGTGGATACCTACCTGGACGACGTGTTTATCTCCGGTGAAGCGCCGAGCGTACCCAATTTGGTCATTAACGGCGACTTCGAAGCCGGTATCAATGATTGGCAGGTCTGGGGTGGCGTTCTTTCTGTGAGTGAAGATGCCCACACCGGTGCGCAAAGTGCGCTGCATTCCGGTCGCACCGCCGACTGGCAGGGCCCGGTGTATCCGCTGAGCGTTGTCGCCGATGCAGACTACAATGTTAGCGCGTTCATCAAAATTGATGGCGCGGCCTCTGCAACCGCTACCATTACCTTGAAAACAACCTGCGCAGATGGTTCTGAGGAGTATCTGTGGGGTGGTCAGGCTGAAGTCAACTCCAGCGGCTGGACCGAGTTGTCAGGCGTAGTTACTACCACATCATGCGAGCCGATGGATGCCGTGGTTTACTTTGCCGGTCCAGCAGCAGGTATTGATATTCTGCTTGATGACGTCGTAGTGTGGCAGGAAGGTGCGGTTGTAGAACCACCCGTAGGCAACCTCGTTGCTAACAGTAGTTTCGAAGAGTCGTTGGACGGCTGGATCAGTTGGGGTGGTACCTTGGAGCGCTCTGCGGATCAGGCCTACGACGGCGCTTATTCCGCTTACCTGACCACCCGTACGGGAGATTGGGAAGGCCCAGTGTACAGCTTACTGAGCAGTGTTACCGCTGGCTCCAGCTACGACATCGCAGCGTTTGCACGCGTCGATGCGGGCAGTGCCGAAGCGATGAATATCACTGTAAAAGTCGCTTGTGACGATGGTTCAGAGGAGTATATCTGGGCGGGTTCCGCGGAAGTTAACGACAGCGATTGGACTGAAGTGGCTGGCAGCGTCACACTGCCAGCATGTAACCTGACTGAAGTGTCCATGTACTTCGGTGGCCCAGCCCAAGCGGCGGGCATCTACCTCGACCAGGTCAGTGTCGTCGCTTTGTAA